In a single window of the Olivibacter sp. SDN3 genome:
- a CDS encoding SRPBCC domain-containing protein, which yields MKSIRRKIIVDATAEKSFEVFLHELGNWWPKEYTWSKEELVALRVNPTVNGFFTEIGPYGFQCDWGRITEISDNKVVFYWQISPERTPEPNPERASQVELSFTQEKNYTVILLEHRAFENHGEKGESYQQMMNSPEGWDYLLAAFVEYLLVR from the coding sequence ATGAAAAGTATCCGAAGAAAGATTATCGTAGACGCGACAGCTGAAAAATCTTTTGAAGTTTTCCTTCATGAGCTGGGTAATTGGTGGCCTAAGGAATACACCTGGTCTAAGGAAGAATTGGTTGCCTTAAGGGTAAACCCTACGGTGAACGGTTTCTTTACAGAGATCGGTCCATACGGCTTTCAATGCGACTGGGGTCGCATTACTGAAATCAGCGATAACAAAGTAGTTTTCTATTGGCAGATCAGTCCTGAACGGACTCCTGAACCCAATCCTGAACGTGCCAGCCAAGTTGAACTATCTTTCACACAGGAAAAGAATTATACCGTCATCTTACTGGAACACCGCGCTTTTGAAAATCATGGAGAAAAAGGGGAGTCTTACCAGCAAATGATGAACTCCCCGGAAGGCTGGGATTACCTCCTAGCCGCTTTTGTAGAATACTTATTGGTTAGGTAA
- a CDS encoding DNA alkylation repair protein, with product MALIKDIYTLNFFKELAVNLQQVLPAFDKTTFIDNIYANGFEEKEWKGRMQHVTEVLHQFMPVSYAEAVILLEKLILQLKTAGFGEDKLEFMFLPDYIATYGLDDFPASVYALERTTQFVSAEFAVRPFLIKYGVPMMDQMQEWSVHPNHKVRRFASEGTRPRLPWATAVPLLKQQPQLTLPILENLKHDPSLWVRKSVANHLNDIAKTHPAIVLDIARKWKGISKETDALVKHGCRTLLKQGNPEVLQLHGFDSTQVLLDNFVVNTPHVKGGESLSFTFSIKNNADKAQVIRLEYAVYYRRLRGDFSKKVFKISEKVYAPNEKVSVQRKQSFKPITTRKFYVGEHKVAVIVNGEEKAAGVFELLLPNQ from the coding sequence ATGGCACTTATCAAGGATATTTATACACTTAATTTTTTTAAGGAATTGGCAGTGAACCTTCAGCAGGTATTACCGGCATTTGATAAAACTACTTTTATAGATAACATATATGCCAATGGCTTTGAGGAAAAGGAGTGGAAAGGACGTATGCAACATGTTACGGAAGTGCTACATCAATTCATGCCTGTCTCTTATGCAGAGGCTGTTATTCTTTTAGAAAAACTTATTTTACAATTGAAGACAGCTGGTTTTGGAGAAGATAAACTGGAGTTTATGTTCCTGCCGGATTATATTGCGACTTATGGTTTGGACGATTTTCCTGCCTCGGTTTATGCCCTTGAAAGAACTACCCAGTTTGTTAGCGCTGAATTTGCCGTAAGGCCATTCCTGATAAAATACGGTGTGCCTATGATGGACCAAATGCAGGAATGGTCTGTACACCCCAATCATAAAGTTCGGCGTTTTGCCAGCGAGGGCACAAGACCACGCCTCCCTTGGGCTACGGCAGTACCACTGTTAAAGCAGCAGCCGCAGTTAACGTTGCCGATATTGGAGAATTTAAAGCACGATCCTTCTTTGTGGGTGCGGAAAAGTGTGGCTAACCATTTAAATGATATCGCCAAAACTCATCCGGCTATTGTATTAGATATTGCACGGAAATGGAAAGGTATTAGCAAAGAGACAGATGCATTGGTTAAACATGGTTGTCGTACTTTACTTAAACAAGGGAATCCGGAGGTTTTACAACTACATGGGTTTGACAGTACACAGGTATTGTTGGATAATTTTGTTGTGAATACACCACATGTAAAAGGAGGGGAAAGCCTGTCGTTTACTTTTTCCATAAAAAATAATGCAGACAAAGCCCAGGTCATTCGTTTGGAGTATGCGGTATATTATAGGCGACTAAGAGGCGATTTTTCCAAGAAAGTCTTTAAAATAAGCGAAAAGGTATACGCGCCTAATGAGAAAGTATCCGTTCAACGTAAACAATCTTTTAAACCCATTACTACACGTAAATTTTATGTGGGTGAACATAAGGTGGCCGTTATTGTGAATGGAGAAGAAAAAGCTGCTGGAGTTTTTGAGCTGTTATTACCTAACCAATAA
- a CDS encoding PepSY domain-containing protein, with translation MMIKKNKFLRRLFQVHSFTGLLTGIFLLLLGLSGSALVFMQEIDHYTNRELFAVEVRDTQIGVDRIYKIITERYPRLSGIGWLNPEASANEAHDFRLYLNDGNLYTYDLGVITIDPYTGEILREGRYDQWQAGMMQWIFQFHFSFHFGMPGTALTAIFGITMLISMLTGLAIYRKHIWKVLTFRSGIKWKNKRMAFSGVHRVLGVWSLIFNLIIFFTGFWMNLFAFDKQVWESKKSVNTLNMQVEQSFDTLYARALEIMPNLTKKYVYFPTQPGRSFSIRGSLPGNSCLYGNSNAVHIDVQSGNTEKVVLAEHMSAKDKLRAMVLPLHAGTYGGLVLRWFYVVLGLTPGVLCITGFLLWIRRKKIM, from the coding sequence ATGATGATCAAAAAGAATAAATTTTTACGCCGCCTGTTTCAAGTACATAGTTTCACCGGATTGTTAACCGGTATATTTTTACTCTTGTTGGGCTTGAGTGGTTCTGCACTCGTATTTATGCAGGAAATTGATCATTATACCAATCGTGAATTATTTGCTGTTGAAGTTCGCGATACGCAAATAGGTGTTGATCGTATTTACAAGATCATAACGGAGAGATACCCTCGGTTAAGTGGAATTGGGTGGCTTAACCCCGAAGCTTCAGCAAACGAGGCACACGACTTTCGACTATATCTCAACGATGGTAATCTATATACCTACGATTTAGGTGTCATCACGATCGACCCATATACAGGGGAAATATTAAGAGAGGGGAGGTATGACCAATGGCAGGCAGGCATGATGCAATGGATTTTTCAGTTTCACTTTTCCTTTCATTTTGGTATGCCAGGTACGGCACTTACAGCGATTTTTGGAATCACCATGTTGATCTCCATGCTCACGGGTTTAGCGATCTATCGAAAACATATATGGAAAGTGTTAACCTTTCGTTCAGGTATAAAATGGAAGAATAAGCGGATGGCATTTTCCGGAGTACATCGGGTGCTTGGGGTTTGGTCGTTGATTTTCAACCTGATCATATTTTTTACAGGATTCTGGATGAATCTATTTGCTTTTGATAAGCAGGTATGGGAGAGCAAAAAGAGCGTAAATACCCTTAATATGCAGGTAGAGCAATCGTTCGATACCCTCTATGCGCGCGCCTTGGAAATTATGCCTAACTTAACGAAAAAATATGTGTATTTCCCTACACAGCCCGGGAGGAGTTTCAGTATTCGCGGAAGTTTACCGGGAAATTCATGCTTATATGGCAACAGTAATGCTGTGCATATCGATGTACAAAGTGGCAATACCGAGAAAGTGGTACTTGCAGAGCATATGTCTGCGAAAGATAAACTAAGGGCTATGGTTTTACCTTTACACGCCGGAACGTATGGAGGATTAGTCTTACGGTGGTTTTATGTAGTTTTAGGTCTTACTCCCGGTGTACTCTGTATAACAGGTTTTTTGCTATGGATCAGGAGAAAAAAGATCATGTGA
- a CDS encoding TonB-dependent siderophore receptor encodes MNIRYISTVLLLTALPVCLLFAQTIDTSATTNLDEVTINALHKKYNIDSVTDLTRAATKLLETPQSIQVISQQAIRDRQAFTLNEIAPLMTGVKTNNGMGSFSMRGFTSYYPFDASFLTFNGIRGNLYLWSQQPLLYNIEQVEVLRGPASALFSEGAPGGIINFTTKKPKAEEQFEFTASYGSWNMMRLAADATGSLTANKKLLYRTIIGYDRSNSFRDYQEVSNLLVAPSLAYHFDKRSALLLEVNYAYAKTVQQYDRGTYVYTRPDGTFDFNYYPNNLTVQSPSDYGKTHNTSVALNFDHQINEDLKLTFVQRYVRSRFDYADHITSGLITNDTIQRGYQDWLYDQYNWQTTAYLNYAIKTGSIQHQVLTGIDYNNYGWLKNDYRFSQARPIHILYPDYRQDPPPGDPSTDYYDDNKQVINLIGAYAQDQISYRHIKLLLSLRYDSYKLLRTPLSDRDSEQGNESDASAWIPRIGLVYTLQNNIAFYGSYTKSFNPQTSNSVRDGGPFPPRTATQYETGVKGSWFNDHLSAMVAAYTIYYNNILAPSPTPDNPNKQVAIDGTSSKGLEATLQGRIKNFSMVLGYALNNHVLRTDNSLGTAGSRFNNAPKHIGNLWFKYELNQGKLTGLGFGIGGRYMSNQVGFLAAQDFLIPASTVLDASLSYARKRWNLQFNMYNMTNARYFNGGNSRTVTASLGDPLHVRVGLGYLIR; translated from the coding sequence ATGAATATTAGGTATATAAGCACGGTTTTGCTATTAACGGCATTACCTGTTTGTTTGCTATTTGCCCAAACAATTGATACGAGTGCCACAACGAACTTAGATGAAGTAACCATCAATGCACTTCACAAAAAATATAATATTGACAGTGTAACAGACCTAACAAGAGCTGCTACTAAATTGCTGGAAACGCCGCAATCTATTCAGGTAATAAGTCAACAGGCTATACGCGATAGGCAGGCATTCACACTGAATGAAATAGCCCCTTTGATGACTGGGGTAAAGACGAACAATGGCATGGGGTCTTTCAGTATGCGAGGTTTTACTTCGTATTATCCATTTGATGCGAGCTTCCTTACATTTAACGGTATTAGAGGTAATCTATACCTTTGGAGTCAGCAGCCACTTTTGTATAATATAGAGCAGGTCGAAGTGTTACGAGGTCCTGCTTCTGCGCTATTCAGTGAGGGAGCGCCGGGAGGGATCATAAATTTTACCACAAAAAAGCCTAAGGCCGAAGAGCAATTTGAGTTTACTGCATCTTATGGGAGTTGGAATATGATGCGTCTTGCTGCCGATGCTACCGGATCGCTAACAGCGAATAAAAAGTTGCTGTATAGAACAATTATCGGTTATGATCGGAGTAATAGCTTTAGAGATTATCAGGAAGTAAGCAATTTACTGGTTGCTCCATCATTGGCTTATCATTTTGACAAGAGAAGTGCGTTGTTGTTGGAAGTGAATTATGCTTATGCAAAAACTGTACAGCAATACGACCGAGGTACGTATGTATATACCCGTCCCGATGGTACTTTTGATTTTAACTATTACCCCAATAACCTAACTGTCCAGAGCCCTTCCGATTATGGAAAAACACATAATACATCTGTCGCATTAAACTTCGATCACCAAATAAATGAAGATTTAAAATTGACTTTCGTGCAACGTTATGTACGTAGCCGATTTGACTATGCCGATCATATTACGAGTGGTTTGATAACTAATGATACTATCCAGCGAGGATACCAGGATTGGTTGTACGATCAGTATAACTGGCAGACCACCGCTTATCTTAACTATGCTATAAAAACAGGAAGTATACAACATCAGGTACTAACAGGTATCGATTATAATAACTATGGCTGGTTAAAGAACGACTATAGGTTTTCACAAGCACGTCCGATCCATATATTGTATCCTGATTATCGTCAAGATCCACCACCTGGCGATCCGTCCACCGACTACTATGACGATAATAAACAAGTGATCAATCTCATAGGAGCATATGCACAAGATCAGATAAGTTATAGACATATCAAATTACTTCTTTCCCTGCGTTATGACTCTTATAAGCTGCTGCGTACCCCTTTATCTGATCGGGATAGTGAACAAGGGAACGAATCGGATGCAAGCGCATGGATTCCCAGAATTGGTCTGGTATATACGTTGCAAAACAATATCGCCTTTTATGGGAGTTACACCAAATCGTTTAACCCGCAAACATCTAACTCGGTGCGTGACGGAGGCCCCTTCCCCCCACGAACGGCCACCCAATACGAAACAGGTGTCAAAGGGAGCTGGTTTAATGATCATTTATCGGCTATGGTGGCTGCTTATACAATCTACTATAACAATATCCTGGCGCCGTCGCCTACACCAGATAATCCCAACAAACAGGTTGCGATAGATGGTACGAGCAGTAAAGGTTTAGAAGCTACACTACAGGGGAGAATAAAGAATTTCAGTATGGTTTTAGGGTATGCGCTAAACAATCATGTATTGCGTACCGATAATAGCTTGGGTACAGCGGGCAGTCGGTTTAACAATGCTCCGAAACACATAGGCAATCTATGGTTTAAGTATGAACTAAACCAGGGAAAATTAACGGGATTAGGCTTTGGTATTGGTGGACGTTACATGAGCAATCAGGTAGGTTTTCTGGCGGCACAGGATTTTTTGATACCGGCATCTACAGTGTTAGATGCATCACTTAGTTATGCGCGTAAACGCTGGAATTTACAGTTCAATATGTATAATATGACGAATGCAAGGTACTTTAATGGAGGAAACTCACGTACGGTGACTGCATCATTGGGTGATCCATTACATGTAAGGGTAGGACTAGGTTATTTAATCCGGTAA